A window of Psychroflexus sp. ALD_RP9 contains these coding sequences:
- a CDS encoding DNA-3-methyladenine glycosylase I translates to MTKLAKLNRCDWCLTNSLYINYHDNEWGKACFDDQELFEKLSLECFQSGLNWLTILKKRNNFRVAFDLFDIQKIANYDSAKVEDLLHNKGIVRHRGKIEATINNARACLLIKAEYKSLSHYFWSYVNHQPIVNDVPNIKTIPSPSQLSKRISKDLKVRGFKFLGPTTVYAFLQSCGIINDHLNACFKK, encoded by the coding sequence ATGACAAAACTAGCAAAACTAAATCGCTGCGATTGGTGCTTAACAAATTCTTTGTACATCAATTATCACGATAATGAATGGGGAAAAGCATGTTTTGATGATCAAGAATTATTTGAAAAATTAAGCCTCGAATGTTTTCAGTCAGGACTCAACTGGCTAACAATTTTAAAAAAAAGAAATAACTTTAGAGTTGCATTCGATCTGTTTGATATACAAAAAATCGCTAATTACGACTCTGCTAAAGTAGAAGACTTACTCCATAACAAAGGCATAGTGAGACATCGTGGTAAAATTGAAGCAACAATTAATAATGCAAGAGCTTGTTTACTTATCAAAGCTGAGTATAAAAGCTTAAGTCATTATTTTTGGAGTTATGTAAATCACCAACCAATAGTTAACGATGTTCCTAACATAAAAACTATTCCTTCACCTTCTCAGTTAAGTAAACGAATTTCTAAAGATTTAAAAGTGCGCGGATTTAAATTTTTGGGACCTACAACGGTTTATGCCTTTTTACAGAGCTGTGGTATTATAAATGATCATTTAAACGCTTGCTTCAAAAAATAA
- the aspS gene encoding aspartate--tRNA ligase, with translation MYRTHNNNTLNINHVNKTVKLSGWVQKIRDKGFIIWIDLRDRYGITQLVIDAERSNKQLVEQARTLGREFVIQVEGKVIERESKNTHINTGEIEVLVEKLNILNTSKTPPFTIEDKTDGGEDLRLKYRYLDIRRQPVKDKLIFRSKVSMAVRNYLTQQDFIDVETPYLIKSTPEGARDFVVPSRMNTNQFYALPQSPQTFKQLLMVGGLDKYFQIVKCFRDEDLRADRQPEFTQIDCEMTFVEQEDVLQTFEGLTKHLLKEINGVSIEDFPRMTYDEAMRTYGNDKPDIRFGMKFGELNKVAQHKEFSIFNQAELVVGIAIPNAASYSRKEIDKLIDWVKRPQIGAKGMVYVKYNTDGSFKSSVDKFYNQDDLKKWAEITGAKPGDLIAVLSGKTNETRAQLSALRMEMAERLGLRNPNEFAPLWVVDFPLLEWDEETERFHAMHHPFTSPKLEDLKLLETEPGKVRANAYDLVLNGNEIGGGSIRIHDRHMQEKMFDFLGFTQEEAKAQFGFLMDAFQYGAPPHGGIAFGLDRLVAILGGQESIRDFIAFPKNNSGRDIMIDAPAKISEEQLKELHLSLITKS, from the coding sequence ATGTACAGAACGCACAATAACAACACATTAAATATCAACCACGTTAATAAAACAGTAAAATTATCAGGTTGGGTACAAAAAATTAGAGATAAAGGCTTTATCATTTGGATTGACTTACGCGATCGTTACGGTATTACGCAATTGGTTATTGATGCCGAACGCTCTAACAAACAACTTGTTGAACAAGCGAGAACACTCGGCCGTGAATTTGTGATCCAAGTTGAAGGAAAGGTTATTGAGCGTGAATCTAAAAATACACATATTAATACAGGAGAAATTGAAGTTTTAGTCGAAAAGTTAAACATCCTAAACACTTCTAAAACTCCTCCATTTACTATTGAAGACAAGACCGATGGTGGCGAAGATTTAAGATTAAAATATCGTTACCTCGACATTAGACGCCAACCTGTTAAAGACAAATTGATTTTCAGAAGTAAAGTTTCAATGGCCGTCAGAAATTACCTAACCCAACAAGATTTTATTGATGTTGAAACACCTTACCTTATAAAATCTACACCAGAAGGCGCCCGCGATTTTGTGGTACCAAGCCGTATGAATACCAATCAATTTTACGCCTTGCCACAATCACCACAAACCTTTAAGCAATTGTTGATGGTAGGCGGACTTGACAAGTACTTTCAAATTGTCAAGTGTTTTAGAGATGAAGATTTAAGAGCCGACCGCCAACCAGAGTTTACACAAATTGATTGCGAAATGACATTTGTTGAACAAGAAGATGTATTGCAAACTTTTGAAGGCCTTACAAAACACCTATTGAAAGAAATTAATGGCGTAAGCATTGAAGATTTCCCAAGAATGACTTATGATGAAGCCATGAGAACTTACGGAAATGACAAACCAGATATAAGGTTTGGGATGAAGTTTGGTGAACTGAACAAAGTTGCACAACACAAAGAGTTTTCGATATTTAACCAAGCTGAATTAGTTGTAGGCATTGCGATACCAAACGCAGCAAGTTACTCAAGAAAAGAAATTGATAAACTCATCGATTGGGTAAAGCGACCACAAATTGGTGCAAAAGGGATGGTTTATGTTAAATATAACACAGATGGCAGTTTTAAATCATCTGTCGATAAATTTTACAATCAAGACGACTTAAAAAAATGGGCTGAAATTACAGGCGCAAAACCAGGCGATTTAATTGCTGTATTATCAGGAAAAACCAATGAAACTCGCGCTCAACTTAGTGCTTTAAGAATGGAAATGGCCGAACGTTTAGGCTTAAGAAACCCTAACGAATTTGCACCTTTATGGGTGGTTGACTTTCCGTTACTTGAATGGGATGAAGAAACTGAACGATTTCACGCTATGCATCACCCATTTACTTCGCCTAAACTAGAAGATCTTAAATTACTTGAAACAGAACCTGGAAAAGTAAGAGCTAATGCCTACGACTTAGTTTTAAACGGTAACGAAATTGGTGGCGGCTCTATTAGAATTCACGATCGCCATATGCAAGAAAAAATGTTCGACTTTTTAGGCTTTACTCAAGAAGAAGCAAAAGCTCAGTTCGGATTTTTAATGGATGCCTTTCAATATGGAGCGCCACCTCATGGTGGAATTGCATTTGGCTTAGATCGATTAGTGGCAATTTTAGGCGGGCAAGAAAGTATTCGCGATTTTATTGCGTTTCCTAAAAACAATTCAGGACGTGATATTATGATTGATGCACCCGCAAAAATCAGCGAAGAACAACTAAAAGAGTTACATTTAAGTCTCATCACAAAATCTTAA
- a CDS encoding riboflavin synthase yields MFTGIIEELGEIIAIQPHQTNVDFSIKANFTKELKVDQSVAHNGVCLTVVDIKNDIYTVTAIQETLDKTNLGKLSVGDIINLERGMKMNAHLDGHIVQGHVDQTATCQFVKETDGSWEYRFTYDTSLHNVTIEKGSITVNGVSLTVVNSELDSFSVAIIPYTYEHTNFKHLKAGDTVNLEFDVIGKYVKRLMELKS; encoded by the coding sequence ATGTTTACAGGAATCATTGAAGAACTTGGCGAAATAATAGCTATTCAACCTCATCAAACCAATGTTGACTTTAGTATAAAAGCTAACTTCACTAAAGAGTTAAAAGTGGACCAAAGTGTAGCGCATAATGGCGTTTGCTTAACTGTTGTAGATATTAAAAACGATATTTATACCGTTACAGCTATTCAGGAAACACTTGATAAAACTAATCTTGGCAAACTAAGTGTTGGTGACATCATTAACCTTGAACGCGGTATGAAAATGAATGCGCATTTAGATGGCCATATAGTACAAGGTCATGTAGACCAAACAGCTACTTGTCAATTTGTAAAAGAAACTGATGGAAGTTGGGAATACCGTTTTACCTATGATACCAGTTTGCATAACGTGACTATTGAAAAAGGTTCTATAACTGTTAATGGTGTAAGTTTAACCGTTGTAAATTCTGAGCTAGATAGCTTTAGCGTGGCTATTATACCTTACACTTATGAACATACAAATTTTAAACATTTAAAAGCTGGAGATACTGTAAATTTAGAGTTTGATGTAATTGGTAAATACGTAAAACGTTTAATGGAGTTAAAATCTTAA
- the pdxA gene encoding 4-hydroxythreonine-4-phosphate dehydrogenase PdxA — MRNQSIIKVGISIGDMNGVGPEIILKTLEDKRILDLFTPVIFANSKLMSFFAKHYKTKLKFNGVSKASDALDGKINVVNVWREGVDINFGKEDKNVGSYAIKSLKSATQALIRNEIQTLVTAPIHKNSIQSDEFKFPGHTDFLAKELRGDSLMFMVSNQIRLGLLTDHVPVKDVVNHITTKLLKQKVNAIHNSLKVDFNIREPKIAVLGVNPHNGDNGVIGTEDDEIIKPALKSFVDEGKFVFGPYAADSFFGSQNYKKFDAILAAYHDQGLIPFKTLSFGKGVNFTAGLNRIRTSPDHGTAFDIAGKGIADHKSFQEAIFTSIQLFKNRMEYIRLNKNALETQKPQEYRNNK; from the coding sequence ATGAGAAATCAGTCCATTATAAAAGTAGGAATAAGTATCGGTGATATGAATGGTGTTGGGCCTGAAATCATTTTAAAAACTTTAGAAGATAAACGCATATTAGACTTGTTTACCCCAGTTATTTTTGCCAACTCTAAGTTGATGTCTTTTTTTGCGAAGCATTATAAAACCAAGTTGAAGTTTAATGGTGTTTCTAAAGCTAGCGATGCTTTAGATGGTAAAATTAATGTGGTAAATGTTTGGCGAGAAGGTGTAGATATTAACTTTGGAAAAGAAGATAAAAATGTTGGTTCTTATGCAATAAAGTCTTTAAAATCAGCAACTCAGGCTCTAATTCGCAATGAAATTCAAACGCTTGTTACAGCGCCAATTCATAAAAACTCAATTCAGTCAGATGAGTTTAAATTTCCAGGTCATACCGATTTTTTAGCGAAAGAATTACGTGGTGATAGCTTAATGTTTATGGTCTCTAACCAAATTAGACTAGGCTTACTGACCGACCATGTGCCTGTAAAAGATGTGGTTAACCATATTACCACTAAATTACTAAAACAAAAAGTTAATGCCATTCATAACTCTTTAAAAGTAGACTTTAACATTCGCGAACCCAAAATTGCTGTTTTAGGGGTTAACCCTCATAACGGTGATAATGGAGTTATAGGAACTGAAGACGACGAAATTATAAAACCAGCCTTAAAGTCATTTGTTGATGAAGGTAAATTTGTATTTGGCCCTTATGCTGCAGATAGTTTTTTTGGAAGCCAAAACTATAAAAAATTTGATGCTATTTTAGCCGCCTATCACGATCAAGGTTTAATCCCGTTTAAAACCTTATCATTTGGTAAAGGCGTTAACTTTACAGCAGGTTTAAACCGAATTAGAACATCTCCAGATCATGGCACTGCTTTCGATATTGCTGGAAAAGGTATCGCAGATCACAAATCATTTCAAGAAGCTATCTTTACTTCAATACAATTATTCAAAAACCGTATGGAGTATATTCGGCTGAATAAAAACGCTTTAGAAACACAAAAACCTCAAGAATATAGAAACAATAAATAG
- a CDS encoding 1-acyl-sn-glycerol-3-phosphate acyltransferase yields MYSFLFHRIFGWKIIGQFNPQLKKSVVIVAPHTHWHDFVIGALARAIIKVDINFVAKKELFKWPFGHYFRWMGGTAIDRSKSKNTVAQVVEVFKSKTEFRLAIAPEGTRKKVKHWKTGFYYMALQAEVPIICVAFDYQQREVKISEAFYVSGKIEEDLPKIRAFYKDVKGKLY; encoded by the coding sequence TTGTATTCCTTTTTATTTCATCGAATTTTTGGCTGGAAAATTATAGGCCAATTTAACCCTCAACTTAAAAAATCTGTTGTTATTGTTGCACCTCATACGCATTGGCATGATTTTGTAATTGGGGCTTTGGCAAGAGCAATTATTAAAGTTGATATTAATTTTGTAGCAAAAAAAGAATTGTTTAAATGGCCTTTTGGTCATTATTTTAGATGGATGGGAGGCACAGCAATTGATCGTTCAAAATCTAAAAATACAGTTGCCCAAGTTGTAGAGGTTTTTAAGTCTAAAACTGAATTTAGACTTGCTATTGCTCCAGAAGGAACAAGGAAAAAAGTGAAGCACTGGAAAACCGGCTTCTATTATATGGCTCTACAAGCCGAAGTTCCTATTATTTGTGTTGCTTTCGATTATCAACAAAGAGAAGTGAAAATTAGTGAAGCCTTTTATGTTTCAGGTAAGATAGAAGAAGACTTACCTAAAATTCGGGCATTTTATAAAGATGTTAAAGGGAAACTGTATTAA
- a CDS encoding cold-shock protein — MQGKVKFFNESKGYGFITNDETGEDIFVHVTSLNGDSLNEGDAVEYNEEEGRKGLNAANVRLI; from the coding sequence ATGCAAGGTAAAGTTAAATTTTTCAATGAGTCAAAAGGTTATGGATTCATTACAAACGACGAAACAGGAGAAGACATTTTTGTTCACGTCACAAGTTTAAACGGTGATTCTCTTAACGAAGGAGATGCTGTTGAGTACAACGAAGAAGAAGGTAGAAAAGGTTTAAACGCTGCTAACGTACGTTTAATCTAA
- a CDS encoding TonB-dependent receptor, with protein sequence MKTKLLFLMAICAVGLNYAQNLTISGKITYQNKALPGVTVYAEGQPNATTSAKDGTYSLNLKKGNYTIIFSYGNTYQTEINLTESTEFDLKWEKTIESLNEVLVNSVRVKADSPITHTNLSKAEIEERNLGQDIPILMKFMPSVVSTSDAGNGVGYTGIRVRGSDASRVNVTINGIPYNDQESQGTFWVNLPDFASSTQNLQLQRGVGTSTNGSGAFGASLNLLTEAASTEANASISNSYGSFNTRKHNVTYSTGLLEDKFEISGRLSQIKSDGYVDRAFSDLKSYFLQGVFTEGNTYIKALTFGGHNITYQSWFGIDAQTLQNDRTFNPAGEYVDAQGNTKYYDNEVDDYKQDHYQLHWHQNLNSNWSSKLSLNYTYGRGFFEQYVDEANLAFHNISNAGRTESDLIRRRWLDNDYFVSSLDLNYQDKNLVLNSGVFYSFYTNDHFGEVIWSRFAGDSEIRDRYYNGDGTKNEFTIFSKATYKFNEEWQAFLDLQGRFVSYETSGFTSDKVAMNVDQKYEFFNPKLGLSYQLDQANQFYFSYGKAHREPRRTDFENNITKAEELDDFELGWRYVTDQIEVNTNAYYMYYNNQMVLTGALDDVGAPIRETSGKSYRLGLELDAQIKLSKNFSLMPNIAVSQNKNIDFFAELDGQLQNLGNTNISFSPELIAANQFVFHPTKNFQMGLLSKFVGEQYMGNIDSEVSKLDSFFTTDFNLVYRWDNAPMFKSIVFTGLVNNVFDEQYVSNGYFFTYDVTNNGNTETIGGAGYYPQAGINFLLGVELKF encoded by the coding sequence ATGAAAACTAAATTATTGTTTTTAATGGCCATCTGTGCAGTAGGTCTTAATTATGCACAAAACTTAACCATAAGTGGCAAAATCACTTATCAAAACAAAGCCTTGCCAGGTGTGACCGTTTATGCTGAAGGTCAACCAAACGCAACAACTTCAGCAAAAGATGGCACTTATAGCCTGAACTTGAAAAAAGGTAATTACACGATTATATTCAGTTATGGTAATACGTACCAAACTGAAATTAATCTAACAGAATCAACTGAGTTTGATCTTAAATGGGAAAAAACTATTGAATCACTTAATGAAGTATTGGTGAATTCAGTTCGGGTCAAAGCCGATTCTCCGATCACACATACCAATTTATCAAAAGCTGAAATTGAAGAACGCAACTTAGGACAAGATATTCCAATCTTAATGAAGTTTATGCCGTCTGTTGTCTCAACTTCTGATGCGGGTAATGGTGTTGGTTACACTGGAATTCGAGTAAGAGGTAGCGATGCATCACGTGTAAATGTAACCATTAACGGCATTCCTTATAACGATCAAGAAAGTCAAGGTACTTTTTGGGTTAATTTGCCAGATTTTGCTTCTTCAACACAAAATCTTCAACTTCAACGTGGTGTTGGGACTTCTACTAATGGCTCTGGTGCATTTGGAGCTAGTTTAAACCTGTTAACCGAGGCGGCTTCAACCGAAGCTAATGCTAGTATTTCTAATTCGTATGGCTCATTTAATACCCGAAAACATAATGTAACCTATTCAACTGGTTTGTTAGAAGATAAGTTTGAAATTTCTGGACGTTTATCTCAAATTAAATCTGATGGTTATGTAGATCGGGCATTTTCAGATTTAAAATCCTATTTTTTACAAGGGGTTTTTACTGAAGGTAATACCTATATTAAAGCCTTAACTTTTGGTGGCCATAACATCACTTATCAATCTTGGTTTGGGATTGATGCTCAAACACTTCAAAATGATAGAACTTTTAATCCTGCTGGCGAATATGTTGATGCCCAAGGGAATACAAAATACTATGATAATGAAGTAGATGATTATAAGCAAGACCATTATCAGTTGCATTGGCACCAAAATTTAAATAGTAATTGGTCTTCAAAATTAAGCTTAAACTACACCTATGGTCGCGGATTTTTTGAACAGTATGTAGATGAAGCTAACTTGGCTTTTCATAATATTTCTAATGCAGGTCGCACAGAATCTGACTTAATTAGAAGGCGTTGGTTAGATAATGATTATTTTGTGTCGAGTTTAGATTTAAATTATCAAGACAAGAATTTAGTACTTAATTCTGGCGTATTTTACAGTTTTTACACCAACGACCACTTTGGTGAAGTAATTTGGAGCCGTTTTGCGGGAGATTCTGAGATTCGTGACCGTTATTATAATGGCGATGGTACTAAAAATGAATTCACTATTTTCTCGAAAGCAACATACAAGTTTAACGAGGAATGGCAAGCGTTTTTAGATCTTCAAGGCCGATTTGTGAGTTATGAAACTTCAGGTTTTACCTCAGACAAAGTGGCGATGAATGTCGATCAAAAATATGAATTTTTTAATCCAAAACTTGGTTTAAGTTACCAGCTTGATCAGGCCAATCAGTTTTATTTCTCATACGGAAAAGCGCACAGAGAACCACGCCGAACCGATTTCGAAAATAATATAACCAAAGCTGAAGAGCTAGATGATTTTGAGTTGGGTTGGCGTTATGTTACCGACCAGATTGAAGTTAATACGAACGCTTATTATATGTACTACAACAACCAAATGGTGCTTACAGGTGCCTTAGACGATGTTGGTGCGCCAATTCGAGAAACATCTGGCAAAAGTTACCGTTTAGGTTTAGAGCTTGATGCACAAATTAAATTATCTAAAAACTTCAGCTTAATGCCAAATATTGCAGTAAGTCAAAATAAAAACATCGACTTTTTTGCTGAATTAGACGGGCAGTTACAAAATTTAGGTAATACCAATATTTCGTTTTCACCAGAACTTATAGCTGCTAACCAGTTTGTGTTTCATCCCACTAAAAACTTTCAAATGGGTTTATTGAGCAAGTTTGTTGGTGAACAATATATGGGGAATATCGATAGTGAAGTTTCTAAATTAGATTCTTTTTTTACAACAGATTTTAACTTGGTTTATCGTTGGGACAATGCGCCGATGTTTAAAAGTATTGTGTTTACAGGCTTAGTGAATAACGTGTTTGATGAGCAGTATGTCTCTAATGGCTATTTTTTCACTTACGATGTAACTAATAATGGTAATACCGAAACAATTGGAGGCGCTGGATATTATCCACAAGCTGGTATTAACTTTTTACTTGGCGTTGAGTTAAAATTCTAA
- the rpmF gene encoding 50S ribosomal protein L32, whose product MAHPKRKISKTRRDKRRTHIKAAMPQIATDSTTGEAHLYHRAHWSEGKLYYRGQVLIDNTEEEIVE is encoded by the coding sequence ATGGCACATCCAAAGAGAAAAATTTCTAAAACAAGAAGAGATAAAAGACGTACGCATATTAAGGCTGCAATGCCACAAATTGCTACAGATTCTACCACTGGTGAAGCGCACTTATACCACAGAGCGCACTGGAGTGAAGGTAAACTTTACTACAGAGGTCAAGTGTTAATAGATAATACAGAAGAAGAAATCGTAGAATAA
- a CDS encoding toxin-antitoxin system YwqK family antitoxin, with amino-acid sequence MKMLGTLFMALLMSFSLFAQENDQVKLEKEGDLVKATFFHDNGEVSQIGYFKNDKPHGEWKAYDTTGDKIAQAKYDEGKKVGKWFFWNDGSLSEVDYRNNAIAKVSSYQKNETFVVSN; translated from the coding sequence ATGAAGATGTTAGGAACCTTATTTATGGCATTATTAATGAGTTTTTCACTTTTTGCTCAAGAAAATGACCAGGTAAAATTAGAAAAAGAAGGTGATTTAGTTAAAGCAACTTTTTTTCATGATAACGGTGAAGTAAGTCAAATAGGTTATTTTAAAAATGATAAACCTCACGGTGAGTGGAAAGCTTATGATACCACTGGAGATAAAATTGCTCAAGCTAAATATGATGAAGGCAAAAAAGTTGGCAAATGGTTCTTTTGGAACGATGGCAGTCTTTCTGAAGTTGATTATCGCAACAACGCTATTGCTAAAGTTAGCTCGTACCAAAAAAATGAAACTTTTGTTGTGAGCAATTAA
- a CDS encoding chloride channel protein: protein MGISRFQRFFFKLNRFREKHLNRQQYLVILGGLVGLASGTVAVLMKNLTYFVQSLFFVESSSYYDHMYKIGLPIIGLVLVYFFKTRLIKSEIGQGISTTLYAISKRKGLFKYFQTYASLIAAPITVGFGGSAGLEAPTVVTSASLSTRFSRYLKLNQATKTLLIGCAAAGAMSSLFKAPIAAIIFAIEIFSLDLTLVSMIPLLVASVSAILTSYFFFGNDYLLQTQITDSFSFSDMPLYGILGIFTAFISIIFSRIYISIFSRFKRFSSKLNRALIGGGCLLILMLLTPQIYGEGYALINELLAGKHFTATENYAFNQFENIWTVIVFLMLLLFLKILASSITIAAGGVGGIFAPVLFIGSIAGHCFGMIINQLKILNHDIALSNYTLVGMAGLMAGVMHAPLTAIFLIAELTSGYSLFIPLMITAAISYMITQRFQKHSVYHLELAQRGDLVTHNKDQAVLTLMEIEQVIETNFCILNESMTLGEVVKEGVVKSSRNIFPVVDHQQQFKGIILLDHIRTIMFDQDMYNKVKVYDLMQSAPDVIDLSSCKMSLIMQKFQQTEAWNLPVVKEGKYVGFISKSKLLTAYRQKLIEVTV, encoded by the coding sequence ATGGGAATATCTAGGTTTCAGCGATTTTTTTTTAAGCTTAACCGATTTAGAGAAAAACACTTAAATCGGCAACAATATCTTGTTATTTTAGGCGGATTAGTTGGCTTGGCTTCAGGAACTGTAGCTGTATTAATGAAGAACTTAACCTATTTTGTACAATCGCTTTTTTTTGTTGAAAGCTCTAGCTATTACGACCATATGTACAAGATAGGTTTACCGATTATAGGTTTAGTATTAGTCTATTTTTTTAAAACACGATTAATTAAATCTGAAATAGGTCAAGGAATTTCAACTACCTTATATGCCATTTCAAAAAGAAAAGGCTTATTTAAATATTTTCAGACTTATGCGTCTTTGATTGCTGCACCAATAACAGTTGGGTTTGGTGGTTCAGCTGGTCTGGAAGCACCTACAGTTGTTACCAGCGCTTCGCTTAGCACGCGATTTTCTAGATATTTAAAATTAAATCAAGCTACCAAAACATTACTTATTGGCTGCGCAGCTGCTGGCGCAATGTCTTCTTTATTTAAAGCTCCTATTGCTGCAATTATTTTTGCTATTGAAATTTTTAGCCTTGACTTAACGCTTGTCTCCATGATCCCGCTTTTAGTCGCTTCAGTTTCGGCTATTTTAACCTCTTATTTTTTCTTCGGAAATGACTACTTACTTCAAACACAAATTACAGATTCATTTAGTTTTAGCGATATGCCTTTGTACGGAATACTTGGCATATTTACGGCTTTTATCTCTATTATTTTTAGCCGAATTTATATTTCAATTTTTAGTCGGTTTAAGCGGTTTTCCTCTAAGCTAAACAGAGCTTTAATAGGTGGTGGTTGCCTTTTAATACTCATGCTACTTACACCACAAATTTACGGTGAAGGTTATGCCCTGATTAATGAATTATTAGCTGGTAAACATTTTACAGCTACAGAAAATTATGCCTTTAATCAATTTGAAAATATTTGGACTGTTATTGTATTTTTAATGCTACTATTGTTTTTAAAGATATTAGCCAGTTCTATTACAATTGCAGCTGGTGGCGTTGGCGGTATTTTTGCACCTGTTTTATTTATTGGAAGTATTGCTGGCCATTGCTTTGGTATGATTATTAATCAACTTAAAATCTTAAATCATGACATTGCTTTAAGCAACTACACCTTGGTTGGTATGGCAGGACTAATGGCAGGCGTTATGCATGCTCCATTAACAGCTATTTTCTTAATAGCCGAACTCACCAGTGGTTACAGCTTATTTATACCACTTATGATTACTGCTGCGATTTCTTATATGATTACTCAACGTTTTCAAAAACACTCGGTCTACCATTTAGAATTAGCTCAAAGAGGCGACTTGGTTACCCACAATAAAGATCAAGCTGTGTTAACTTTAATGGAAATTGAGCAAGTTATTGAAACTAACTTTTGCATACTTAACGAAAGCATGACTCTTGGTGAAGTAGTTAAGGAAGGTGTAGTTAAATCATCTCGAAATATATTTCCAGTTGTTGATCATCAACAACAATTTAAAGGAATAATTTTGCTAGATCATATCAGAACCATTATGTTTGATCAAGATATGTATAACAAAGTTAAAGTCTACGACCTTATGCAGTCGGCACCTGATGTAATTGATTTAAGCAGCTGTAAAATGTCACTGATTATGCAAAAATTTCAGCAAACCGAAGCTTGGAATTTACCCGTTGTTAAAGAAGGCAAGTATGTCGGATTTATTTCTAAATCAAAACTACTAACGGCTTACCGTCAAAAACTAATTGAAGTTACTGTTTAA
- a CDS encoding DUF177 domain-containing protein produces MMKDLEAYVIKFVGLKQGKHQFEYKITDEFFDFFEYDDFNTAEVNITVLLNKKANMLEFSFIAKGYVNLNCDVSTEAYNQAIQNTFELVVKFGDEYNDDNEDLLILPWSDYELNIAHYIYETIVLAIPQKRIHPGVEDGTLNSEILDKLDELQPKAEEDKNEDDIDPRWEDLKKLLND; encoded by the coding sequence ATGATGAAGGATTTAGAAGCTTACGTCATTAAATTTGTAGGTTTAAAGCAAGGGAAACACCAGTTTGAGTACAAAATTACTGACGAGTTCTTTGATTTTTTTGAATATGATGACTTCAACACAGCTGAAGTAAATATAACTGTTTTGTTAAATAAAAAGGCAAACATGTTAGAGTTTAGTTTCATAGCAAAGGGTTATGTTAATTTAAACTGCGATGTATCTACTGAAGCTTACAACCAAGCAATTCAAAATACATTTGAGTTAGTGGTTAAGTTTGGAGATGAATATAATGATGATAATGAAGACTTATTAATTTTACCATGGTCAGATTATGAGTTAAATATCGCTCATTATATTTATGAAACCATTGTCTTGGCAATACCTCAAAAGCGTATTCATCCAGGTGTTGAAGATGGAACATTAAATTCAGAAATATTAGATAAACTAGACGAATTACAGCCTAAGGCTGAAGAAGATAAAAATGAGGATGATATTGATCCTCGATGGGAAGATTTAAAAAAATTATTAAACGATTAA
- a CDS encoding peroxiredoxin family protein: MKHIKQLNNLKQLSGAKANFSEADFIEKPILFLFYNNQCLGCTGRAIPFAYKLQREFACRLVLIHSDFGRVSTEEEIKSIFTVTEIPFEIYRDENHQLYDYFNCEGTPHWLLFNQQAEVIQSIFGSQANAQNRLFYSLDEVTR; encoded by the coding sequence GTGAAACATATAAAACAACTTAATAATCTAAAACAGCTTTCGGGAGCAAAGGCAAATTTTTCAGAAGCTGATTTTATTGAAAAGCCCATTTTGTTTTTATTTTATAATAACCAATGTTTGGGTTGTACAGGTCGTGCCATTCCTTTTGCTTACAAGCTTCAAAGAGAGTTTGCATGTCGTTTAGTTTTAATACACTCAGACTTTGGTAGAGTTTCAACTGAAGAAGAAATTAAATCAATTTTTACGGTAACTGAAATTCCTTTTGAAATTTACAGAGATGAAAATCATCAACTTTACGATTACTTCAATTGTGAAGGCACACCACATTGGTTGTTATTTAATCAACAGGCTGAAGTAATTCAATCTATTTTTGGTTCGCAAGCAAATGCTCAAAATCGCTTATTTTATAGCTTAGATGAAGTCACGCGATAA